From the Manis javanica isolate MJ-LG chromosome 13, MJ_LKY, whole genome shotgun sequence genome, one window contains:
- the LOC108399735 gene encoding olfactory receptor 7G2-like — MEPRNHTDVSGFLLLTLTEDPELQPLLLGLFLSVYLVTVLGNLLIILAVNSDAHLHTPMYFLLSSLSLADIGLSTTTVPKMLVNIQAQNQHISYTGCITQLCFILFFIGFENCLLAAMAYDRYVAICHPLMYTVIMTPRLCVLLILLSLLFSAGDALLHSLLVLRLSFCRDREIPHFFCEFDQVIKLTCSDTFLNNFLIFFVVGLIGGVTIFGIIFSYGQIVSSILQMSKTGGKYKAFSTCGSHLSVVSLFYGTGFGVYISSAVTDSSRRTAVASMMYTVVPQMLNPFIYSLRNRDMKGAFRKFIRRIPLL; from the coding sequence ATGGAACCCAGAAATCACACAGATGTTTCAGGATTCCTCCTCCTCACATTGACAGAGGATCCAGAGCTACAGCCCCTCCTCTTGGGGCTGTTCCTGTCCGTGTACCTGGTCACCGtcctggggaacctgctcatcatcctggccGTCAACTCTGACGCCCACctgcacacccccatgtacttcctcCTCTCCAGCCTGTCCCTGGCTGACATCGGTTTAAGCACCACCACCGTCCCCAAGATGCTGGTGAACATCCAAGCGCAGAATCAGCACATCAGTTACACTGGCTGCATCACCCAGCTCTGTTTTATCCTGTTTTTCATTGGTTTTGAAAACTGTCTCCTTGCagcaatggcctatgaccgctacgtggccatctgtcaCCCTCTGATGTACACAGTCATCATGACCCCCCGGCTCTGTGTTCTGCTcattctgctctctctgctctttaGTGCTGGGGATGCTCTGCTCCACAGTCTGCTGGTGCTGCGGCTGTCCTTCTGCAGGGACCGGGAAATCCCCCACTTCTTCTGTGAATTTGATCAGGTCATTAAGCTGACCTGCTCTGATACCTTCCTCAATAACTTCCTGATATTTTTTGTGGTTGGCCTAATTGGGGGTGTAACTATCTTCGGGATCATTTTTTCTTATGGTCAAATTGTCTCTTCTATTTTGCAAATGTCAAAAACAGGGGGAAAGTataaagccttttccacctgcGGTTCTCACCTCTCAGTTGTCTCCTTGTTCTATGGGACAGGTTTTGGGGTGTACATTAGTTCTGCAGTTACCGACTCTTCCAGGAGGACTGCCGTGGCTTCAATGATGTACACTGTGGTCCCACAaatgctgaaccccttcatctacagcctaAGGAACAGGGACATGAAGGGGGCCTTTCGAAAATTCATCAGGAGGATACCTCTCCTTTAG